The nucleotide window TTTTTTTTTCAGGAAGCATTTCCGAAGTGCCGTATCGGGCGCCTATCATATGAATGCCTCCGGTGTTTCGAATGCTCCCTAGGCCATTAATTGAGATTTACCTGTTTGTCACATTCTTTTAACGAGGAGGAAATGTTTGTCAGATACCGTTTCCGTAGGGCCGGATAGCAGACCTGTAAATTTTTTTGGTGAATCGGGTTTGTTCATGGGGGAATGAGCAGATGATCCGAGCGTGTCATGCGAGAGTAGGAGGGATCTTGTCCTTGAACCACAAACCTTCCGGGTCGTCTTTCGAGCACAAGCGGTCTTTCTCACACGACTTGAATTTCGGTTATTGAAACAATTGCTTGATGGCGAGGGCAGATCTCTGTATCGCCAGGATCTCTTGAACCGGGTCTGGGGACCGCAGGTCTCTGTCGAAATTCGGAACGTAGATTCTCATATAGTCCGCCTCCGGCGAAAACTGCAGCGTTTGGGGGAGCAAGGCCCCACTATTGAAACTGTCTGGGGTGTGGGATATCGTATTCGTATCACTGATGATTGTTCTGTTCCCTCCTGAAGGTTTCCTTTTTGCAAATTCTGATCCCGATATTGACCACGGAATATCTGTGGAAATGAACAGGCAGATCCGTTCTATTTTTGAAGGAGTTCAGCCCCATGAAAAGGCTTGCGGTTATTGATATTGGAACGAATTCCATCCACATGGTTCTAGCCGAAATTGGAAAAGGATTCGCCTACAAGATTGTGGACCGTATTAAGGAAATGGCCAGGCTGGGTGATGGAACCTTTACGTCTCAGCGGCTGTCTCCAGAGGCCATGGACCGTGGCTTGACTGTCCTAAAACGGTTTTCCATGCTGGCAAAGAATAAGGGATTTGATCCTATTTTACCGATTGCCACCAGTGCGGTCCGGGAAGCAAAAAATGGAGGGGATTTTTTAAAGCTTGTTCGCAAGGAGCTTGGGCTTAGAGTGCGGGTCATCACCGGTGAGGAAGAGGCCCGCCTCATCTATTTAGGGGTAAGGAATAGTATGGACCTCGCCCATTTTCCCGCCATGATTGTGGATATCGGGGGCGGATCCGTGGAATTGATGGCTTGTACGCAAACGCGCTTAAAATTTGTGAGAAGCCTCAAATTAGGTGCGATCCGGTTGAAGGATCAATTCCTCAAGGCCGATATTCCTGATAAAAAAATGATCCAACGTCTGGAAAATCTGGTCAGTCAAACCTTGAAGAAATCCTTGTCATCAAAGAAACGTGACTCTCAATTTAAACAACTGGTGGCCACATCGGGAATGGCGGGAAACCTCGCGGAAATCATTTATTTGGCTCGGACCGGACGGCCGCTCTCACAAATTGATATGGCCACGGTCGAGTTGGATGAAGTTCGAGAGGTTGAACGACTGCTGCGGACAAAAGATACACCGGCGCGATTGAAGATCCCCGGCCTGGACCCCAGGCGCGTGGATACGCTGTATTCGGGTGTGTTGGTGTTGCGCACATTGATGGAACGGATCGGGGTCAAACAAGCGCGCATCAGTGATAAAGCGATTCGGGAGGGGGTTATTTACGATTTCATCCAACAGCATCAGGAAGGGTTGCGGGCGGAACAGGAAATTCCTCATGTTCGACGGCGACAGGTCCTATTGTTGGCCAGACGATATCAATATCCAAAAAACCATGCGCATCATGTGGCCAAGTTGGCATTAAGTTTGTTCGATCAGACTCAAGCGTTGCATCAACTTGGCGACAGGGAACGGGAGTGGTTGGAATATGCGGCTTTACTGCACGATATTGGGCATCATATTAGTGAGAACAAACACCACAAGCACACTTACTATTTGATCACCCATGCCGATCTCCCCGGATTTTCGTCTGAAGAAGTAGACATTATGGCCAACGTAGCCAGATATCATCGACGCGGCCAACCAACGAGCAGGCATAAAGGATTTCGACTCTTAAGTCGCGAGCACCGAAAAGTTGTAACACGTCTCAGTGCGATTTTACGAATTGCCGATGGTCTGGATCGGAGTCATTTTTCCGTGGTCAGGAAAATTTCCCTTGAGCCCGGGAAGCCCCTACGCCTCCATGTATTTTTTCGCTATGACCCGGAGTTGGAATTATGGACAACGGAACGAAGAATGAAACTCTTTGAAAAAATATTCCATTGCCGGATTGAATTGAAGTCGGCTACCATTGCCATGCAAACTGTCGCCTAGCGGGTTATCCTATGCCTAAACCCTTCTCTGGAAATTGTTCAGGCATTTGTGGGATACTTGCGCACTTTAGAGCTCCAGCATAGGTTCGAATGTAGAGCTGCGGCCCGAGGGTGTCGACTTCTCCTTCTGGATCATGGCGGGTGACTCCCAATTACTGCTCACCAAGAAAAACGAATAACTG belongs to Nitrospiraceae bacterium and includes:
- a CDS encoding Ppx/GppA family phosphatase; translated protein: MKRLAVIDIGTNSIHMVLAEIGKGFAYKIVDRIKEMARLGDGTFTSQRLSPEAMDRGLTVLKRFSMLAKNKGFDPILPIATSAVREAKNGGDFLKLVRKELGLRVRVITGEEEARLIYLGVRNSMDLAHFPAMIVDIGGGSVELMACTQTRLKFVRSLKLGAIRLKDQFLKADIPDKKMIQRLENLVSQTLKKSLSSKKRDSQFKQLVATSGMAGNLAEIIYLARTGRPLSQIDMATVELDEVREVERLLRTKDTPARLKIPGLDPRRVDTLYSGVLVLRTLMERIGVKQARISDKAIREGVIYDFIQQHQEGLRAEQEIPHVRRRQVLLLARRYQYPKNHAHHVAKLALSLFDQTQALHQLGDREREWLEYAALLHDIGHHISENKHHKHTYYLITHADLPGFSSEEVDIMANVARYHRRGQPTSRHKGFRLLSREHRKVVTRLSAILRIADGLDRSHFSVVRKISLEPGKPLRLHVFFRYDPELELWTTERRMKLFEKIFHCRIELKSATIAMQTVA
- a CDS encoding winged helix-turn-helix transcriptional regulator, which produces MSCESRRDLVLEPQTFRVVFRAQAVFLTRLEFRLLKQLLDGEGRSLYRQDLLNRVWGPQVSVEIRNVDSHIVRLRRKLQRLGEQGPTIETVWGVGYRIRITDDCSVPS